A single genomic interval of Macellibacteroides fermentans harbors:
- a CDS encoding tyrosine-type recombinase/integrase has protein sequence MYIPTILRFLYYCGARVGETIEIKNEDVNIEKGFVLLKKTKNRQHRLIPLNEDMKSALITYIGYRNKMPIKGIDNPCAPLFVNHLGKMMSTNAVYLHFRRILEKCGISHSGKGQGPRVHDLRHTFAVHSLHQMVKSGLDIYTAWPILSVLLGHHDIYATEHYVRLTLEIYPNLIEEEGKSIGNIFPDIPNKTNPV, from the coding sequence GTTTCCTATATTATTGTGGAGCCCGTGTTGGAGAAACGATAGAGATAAAAAATGAAGATGTAAATATAGAAAAGGGATTTGTCTTACTGAAAAAGACAAAGAACCGTCAACATCGACTAATTCCTCTAAATGAGGACATGAAGTCTGCGTTGATTACCTATATAGGATACCGTAATAAAATGCCGATAAAAGGCATTGATAATCCATGTGCCCCTTTGTTCGTCAATCATCTTGGAAAGATGATGTCGACCAATGCCGTTTATCTACATTTCCGCAGAATCCTTGAAAAATGTGGCATAAGCCATAGTGGCAAAGGACAAGGACCACGAGTACATGATCTAAGGCACACTTTTGCTGTTCATTCTTTGCATCAAATGGTAAAATCAGGACTCGACATTTATACGGCATGGCCCATCCTGTCTGTACTTCTCGGACATCACGATATTTATGCGACAGAACATTACGTTCGTCTAACATTAGAGATTTACCCTAATTTAATCGAAGAAGAGGGTAAAAGTATTGGCAACATATTCCCTGATATCCCTAATAAAACAAATCCAGTATGA